CGGGCCGGAGTTCCCTCGGGCACCGTGTTCTTCGTGGAGCTGCCGGACAGGTAGCCGCATGATCCTGTCCCGGCTTGCACGATGCCGCGTCCCGTATTACCAAGACGCGGATAACTCATCTCAGCACGGAGACGCATCATGATCGACACCGACTACCTCAATCGCCTTGAGGAATATTTCAAGTCCGGCGACTGCCAGTTCGAGTTCGACAACGGGGACGAGGATCGCCGCTACGCGATTCTCGATTTTCTGGAGCGGCTCATGGAAGTGGCGGAACAGGCCGACGAACTCGCCACCAAATTGATATTCAAGGGCAAGCTCGACCTGCTGGCCGGAGGCGGACAAACCCCGGATCAGGGCACCGAAGTACAGTAGCAACCCCGGCTCCGCATACCGGGGCTTCCAGCGCATTCACGGAGTATCCGCATGGCCGAATCGGCTGCCGGAATCATCACGTTCGTCGTCCAGTTCGTGCAGGCCATGGGCTGGCCCGAACGCATTTCCACACTGACCGGACTCGTCTACATCGTTCTCAGCGTCCGCCAGAACCCGCTCTGCTGGCCCTTCGGCATCGTGAGCGTGGGCATCTGGATGGTCGTGGTCTTTCTGGGGCAGCTCTACATGGACGCATTCCTGCAATTCGTCTACGTGGTGCTCGGCTTCTACGGCTGGTACCAATGGCTGCGCGGCGGTCAGGACCGCACCCCGCTCCCGGTCCGGTCCGTGGACAGGAAACTCTGGACGCGGCTGGGCCTGATCGGCATCGGGACCACCATTCCGCTGGGCCTGCTCTCCCAATACGTGCTGCACGCCTCGTTCCCGTGGTGGGACACCGTGACCACCGTTGTCAGTCTGATCGCCCAGTATCTGCTGGCAAAGAAGTATCTGGAAAACTGGCTGCTCTGGATCGCGGCGGACGTGGCCTACATCTTCATCTATCAGGCCAAGGGCTGGCCCGGATACGGCGTGCTCATGGCCGTATACACGATCATGGCCGGGGTGGGATTCGTGCAATGGCTGCGCTCCATGCGCGCCGGACAGGCCGTGGCATGACCGTCCGCATCGTACTGACCGGGTCCGAATGCACGGGCAAGACCACCTTGGCCCGCGCTCTCGGCGAGCACTACGGCGTGCCCGTGGCCCCGGAATATCTGCGGGACTACTTCATTGCCAACCGCGGCGTCCTGACCCTGGCCGATGCCGAACCCATTGCCCGGGGACAGGTGGCCGGAGAAATCGCGCTGGAACGCGCCGGCATCAATCCCCTGATCTGCGATACCAACATCCTGTCGTCCGTGGTCTACAACCATCACTATTACGGCGAGTCTCCGGTCTGGATCGAGGAACAGCTCGACAGGCGAGTCTACAATCACTACCTGCTCTGTGCCATTGACGTGCCGTGGGTCTCGGACGGCCAGCGCGACATGCCCGAAGGCCGCGAATACATGCAGGCCCTGTTCCGCGAGGAGCTGCAACGCAGAGGTCTCTCCTTCACCGAACTTTCCGGGCTGCCGGAAACACGCCTGAAACAGGCGCTGCACATCATCGACGCGCTTCTGTAGAGGGGATTATTCCTTCAGCGTGGCAAGCCACGAGCTGATGAGCCGGGCATGGCCTTCGGCAACGTGTTCGAGCCAGCCGGAGTTTTCGCCTCTGGCCTGTTCCAGATCCTTTCGTTTTCTCAGGGGCGCAATCACGATGGAAATCGGCTTGTGCACCTTGTCGCGCGCAGCTTCGAGCGCGGCGACAAGGGCGTTCCACCGCGTGGTGTCGCGGCCGCCGATGATCCAGAGGGACGGGATGTCCAGACTGTTCAGCACGCGCGGACCGGGCATGTCCTCCACGGGCGCGAAATCGTCCAGCACGCAGACCAGAAACGCGGCCCGGGTCTCATGCGGACTTTGCAGGGCCAGCAGTGCGGGCGCGACCCCGTGATTCATGGCAATGAATCCGAGGCGCTTCGTGTCCACGCCCGGGTCTCTGGCCAGCATGTCCAGCGCAGCGGACGCATCCCCGGCCAGCACGTCCAGCCGGGCCGAGCTGCGGGAGGCGTTTTCTCCGCAGCCGCGCGGAGCAAAGGCAAGGCTTGCCGAGCCGTTCTTGCCAAGCGCGCGGGTAAAGCCCTGCACCAGCCGTTCGGGCACGCATTCCGGCCCGGACAGGATCACCCCGCCGGGATGGCCCGCCCCCTCGGGCGGCAGGGTCTGGAACCCTTCAAGCGCGGCCTTGCCCCGGGTGAAGCGGATGCCCTTTTCGCGGATGTGAATCTTGTTCGGAAACTTGGCGATGCGCTCGCCGTCCAGCAGCAGGATGAACTTGTCGATGCGGTCGTTCTTGGCCAGAAACGTGACCGATCCCACAATGGGCTCGTCCTCGTGCACGGACGGGCCGATGGTGTAGATGTACTTGCTGAACATCTTGAGCCGCCGCAGGATGCCCGTCTTGGAATCGTAGAGCAGAAAGCGGCCGTATTTGGTGTCGCGTGCATCGATGATGGAAATGGTGCGCTCGTCGCTGATGCGGAAATGCCCGGAGAACTCGTCCGAGGAATAGGAGAAGTAGTCCGCGAACAGCATGCGCCCGAACCGGGCTTCCGCGCCACGATGGGCCAGATGGTCGGTCTTGCGCACGTAGACCTTTTCCGCGTCCGCGTGCTCCTCGTATTCCTCTCTGGTGGCCTCGTGCGTGGGGATGGCCTCCCCGCGCTTGACCGGGCTGATCTCCGTCACGTCCGGAGGCGGTGCGGGCCGGGATTCGATGGCTTCGGCCTCGGGCGGAGGCGGTGGCGCAACCTGATCGTCCAGCATCACGGTCTTGTCCATGGGCAGGGGCGCAGGCCGGGCAGCCTCGGCTGGCACCGGCTTTTCCGGCTTGACCGGAACCGGCACGGGGTGAGGGCACGGCTCAAGCTCGGGCAGCTTTTCCTCCACGGTCAGGTCCACCTGCATGAGTTCGGGCGGACGAACCGGAGCGAGCGTGGCGGCCTGAATCAGCACGAATGCCACGCTTGCGTGAAAGAGAAGGGAGAGTATCCAGCTGAGAACGCGCATGGAGCTTCCTATTTCCGGTCCTTTTCCTGTTCGGCCACAATGCCGAGCCGATCAATTCCCGCGCCCTTGATCTCGCCCATGACCCTGACCACGGTGCCGTAGGGCACTTCCCTGTCCGCACGCAGGAAAAGCTGCTTTTTCTGGTTCGCCACCAGCCGTCTGAGATGGTCCTGCAATTCCTCGAAATCCACCTGATACTCGTCCAGAAACATCCTGCCGTCCCGTTTCACGGTCAGCACGAGATGATCGCTGTCCTGCGGCAGGTTGCGCACGGTGCGCGTGGTGGGCAGGTCCACTTCCACCCCCTGTGTCATGAGCGGAGCCGTGACCATGAAGATGATCAGCAGCACCAGCATCACGTCCACGAACGGGGTGACGTTGATCTCGTTCAGATAGCCGCCGCCTGTCCTGATCGCCATGCGCGGCTCCTATTTCCCGGCCTTGGCCTTTTCGGCCCAGGCTATTTCGCGTTCCGCACGGTTCAGGAACGCGCCTGCGAAATCCACCATCCCGGACTCCACTTCATTGAGCTTGCCCAGAAAATAGTTGTAGAAAATCGTTGCGGGAATGGCCACGAGCAGGCCGATGGCCGTGGCGACCAGCGCTTCGGAAATGCCCGGGGCAACCGTGGCCAGCGCTGCGGACTGCTGCTGGCCGATGCTGTGAAAGGAATGCATGATGCCCCAGACCGTGCCGAACAGCCCGATGAACGGGGCGGCATTGGCACAGGTGGCCAGAAACGGCAGATTGCGGGTCAGGGAACGCATTTCCCTGCTGATGCCCTGCCTGAGCACGCGGCGCAGGGTATCCTTGGCCAGCATGCGCTTGCGTTCGCGATTGACTTCGGCCCGTTCCAGCAGCCGGAATTCCCTGACTGCCAGCACCCCGACCCGGGCCAGAGGCGATGCGTCCCGTCCGCCAAGAGCCTTGAGCCCGGAGGTCAGGTCGTGCGCGGCCACGAACGCGTCATATCCTCGCGCGACCTTGCGTCGGGCCACGCCGATGGAAAGAAACTTGAGGAAGATGATGGTCCAGCTCCACAGGCTCATGCAGGCCAGAAAGAGCAGAACCAGCTTCACCGCAAGGGTGGCGCCGGAAAGCAGCGTGACAATGTCGCTGTCGGGAAGAAGGTTCATGGAACTTCCGTGGTTCGGGTTCGTGCCCGGCCGGGCAAGCCTTTGGCCCGGGAGTGTAATCCCCCGACCGAGATATTGCAAGGTCGCAGCTGAAATCAAGGCGTGTCATTTCCAGCGGTTGGAGGCGATGGGCGGCAAGGGGGCCTCCACTTCCGAGCCCCCCCCCCGGCAGGTCCGGTCCGGCTTGCTTTTCATATCCGGGGCTTTACCGTATAAGCAGTCGTGCCGTTACGGGAACCAACAGGAGGTGGCATGGCCCGCAAACGCAAATCAGCTTCGCAGGAAAAGACCCGCAACATCCTGCTCGCCCTGCTTGCCCTGACCATGCTCGGCATCTTCTTCAGTCTCGATCTCACGAACAGGGGCGAGTCCATGTTCAGCCGCGAGGCGTCGCGCAAGATCCGTTTTCTGGGCGATTTGCAGGAACGTGACTACACGTCCCGGGAGGTCTCCCGGCTCCTGCGCTACGTGAAACGGCACAACGGCGATTTCCGTCGGGTACTGGTCACGGTTTCGGTTCAGGATTCCTATCGCAAGGTCACGCCGGACAGCGAGATGCTGTTCGAGGTCCGCGTGGAACTGGCGGATGGTTCCAGTCTGGAAACCCCGGTCCGCCGCGCCACCCGTCGCGATCTCATGGACGCGATTCTGGCCAAGCTGGACAAGGACGTGCGCGCCTATGAAACCCTGCGCCGCAAGGGCACCACGGGCAAATCCCTGATCAATACCATGTAGGGTGTTCCGCAAACCGTTTTTTCGTGTTTTTCCGTGTGCTCCTCTTGACCTCCAGACTTTTTCTCAATAAGGTATCGATAAGTTTCGTTTCCAGATATTTCGATTGGTTACATCGGAATCAAAAGTGACGATATCATGCAGGAGGGCTGCAATGATCCGGATCATCGGAGCGCGCGTACCCGGCAGGGCGGTGGTGAGGCTCGGAAAGTTCAACCGGATCGCCCTGTTGCGGACGCAGTCTCAGGCCGCGTCCTGCATCTGGAATCCCCGGCTCCGGTACCGGGCCAGGCGGTTTGCCATCGCACCGAGCATTGTTGCCGGAACCTTCAATTTCCCATCGAGCGAGCGTCATGTCAGACACCTTTACGCATAAGAGCCTCGCGGAGTTGTGCGAGGTTTCCGAGACCACCATCAAGAGCTATCGCCGCAAGTTCCCCGGCTTCATTCCCGTGGCCACGCGCGGCAAGCCCATCCGGTTCAGAAGGGAGGCGGGCGACGTCTGCCTCAGGATTCGGGACTGCTTCAACAAGGGCATGTCCGTGGGCGAGACCCACAAGGTGCTCAAGGAGCATTTCAAGGAATACGGCGGTGCAAACGGCGGTCGGCCCGCCCAGCCCCGCCCTGCTGGCGGGGTCGGGGTATTTTCCCCGGAATACATGGAAAAGTTCTTCCATACCGCAGGTCAGATGATGCAGGGCATGGCCTCGCTGGCCACGGCTCAGGCCAAGGCCGACAGACGGCTGCAAAAGCTGGAGACCGCCATTGAGCGGCTCATGGAAATAGAAACCGCAAACCGCGAGCACTTTTCGGAAATTCTGGTTTCTCTGGCACAGGCTCCGGCTGCCGCGCCCACCTCCCCCCAGGGAACGGCATCCGAACCGCCCGAACCGGAGACAGCCCGGCAGCCCAGGCGCAAGGTCGTGACCGTGCGCGGCAAGGAAGGGGAAGTGAAATCCTATTCCTTCGACTCGGCGGAAAAGGCCGAATGCCGGGACGGCGAAGACTGCCCGGAGCGCCCTTCGGACGCGTTTCTGGGAACGCCCGTGGTCATCCACAACGACAAGGGCGAATTCCTGGGCGTTCCGGGTCGTCTGCCGCTGAAGGGCTTTGTGGAAATCATCGAGAAGCGCAGCCATGAAGCCGGCGTATCCACCTTCTGGAGCCGCCGGGACAAGGCATGGGTCTACACTCTGGACGCGCCGGACGGCGATTGCCACGAACTGCATTTTTCCAGCACCACCACTCCGCGCGGCAATCTTGTGGTTCTGTTCTCCAAGGTGGACGTGAACGGCGAACCCACGTCGCAAGCCTTTTTGCAGGCTTTCTTCAAACAGGTGAAGGACGGAGCATAGCCGCGCGTTGCCATTCGCATTTCCAACTGAAAGAAAAAGGCCGAAGCAGATTCTGTTTCGGCCTTTTTTTGCGCGCTGTCTTTTTCAATCGGAAAATCATCTACCTGCGCAGCACATGAACCTGATACCCGCATGCCTCCGGGTACTTGCGATACAGGGCGATTTCCACGCGGGTTGCGTCGATGATGGCCCTGCCATCCGGGTCCGCGCCATATTCGGGTTCAACCCTGTTCATGCGTTGTTCCACGTCCGCATAATATTCCTCCCAGCACAAATCCGGAATGCGAAACCCGCCAAGCACCGTGTATCCGGCGGCGCGGGCCGCCTCCTCGTTTGCCTTGGCCGTGCGCATGGCCGGATACCCTTCCTTCCAGAAGCCGATCAGTTCGCCGGGCCTGTCGTCCGTGAACCAGACCGCATCGCTGAACACGAGGCAGCCGCCGGGTTTGAGAAACCCCTTCCAGTATTTCAGGGCCGCGTCCACGCCCATGATGTAGGCCGCGCCTTCGCACCAGATCAGGTCGAAGCTTTCGGGCTCGAAATCCAGCCTGGCCATGTCCCGGTTCAACACGCGCACGCGGTCGGCCACTCCAGCCTGTTCTGCGTGCTGCACCACGCGATCCAGATAGGGCTTGTACACGTCCGTTGCCGTGACATCACCGCCCGATACCTGCGCAAGGGCAATGGTCGCCCCGCCCGAACCGCACCCCAGTTCCAGAATTCGGGGCCGGGGCGGCATGGACTCGCGGCACAGGGCGAAGGCCTGTGCCGTACACTGAAAACTGCCCGGCCCTTCGCGGTCCAACCCTTCGTATATCCTGAAAAACATCTCCATGAAATTCTCCGATGCGCGTTTCACGCTGCATATCTCGTGAGGCGCCCTTGCCTTGGCCCCGATGCCCGCGATCTCGCCTTCGGGCAGTGCGCTCGAACAGCACGTGCCAGCGGTACATATCCGAACCGCTGAATCCGGCGGCGCTGAGCAGGGCGACCCAGGTGTTCTTGTCCAGAGGCGCGGCCACGTCGATCATGTCCCGCAGAGTTCGCCCGGCGCGGGCAATGGTCACATCCCCGGAAATCCGTCGATATCCGGATGTACACCATTGCCGAGTATGGACACAAGGAGGGGAATGCCTTCGGCGACCAGAGAACCCTTTGAAAAGGGTTCTCTGGACTCTCCGAAACTTTCTGGTTCTACGCCGCCTGCAAGGGATGAGGAAACTTGTCCGGCTCGTTTGGCGGCGTAGGGAGCTGCGGAAAAGCAGGCGATTGCGCTATCGAGGAATCAGAATTCAGGGGAAACAGGCAAAGGAAGAGAAGAAGTTTTTCTTTTGAAGTCATCCCGTCTTGAGAATTTGGAGAGGCCGGATGCATGTCCCGATAGGGCATGTATCCGGCCTCTCCAAATTCTCAAGACAGAATGGGGATCCAAGGGGCCTTGCTCCTTGGCGGGTCCGGGCAGAGCCCGGCCCCCCGGGAGGGCCGCCGGAGGCCCCACTTCTTCCTAGTACGCCAATCTTCCCAGTGACTTGAGGATCAGGGTGCAACCCATGGCGAACATGCCGGTCAGGCCCATGCCGCAGGAGAAACCGGCGAGCAGGACCGGGGCGTAGTGTCGCCATTCCTTGCCGTATTTCTTCAGGAAATAGAAGCGGCCGAGCAGTGCGCCGATGACTTCGAGGATCATGCCGTGTGGTGTGGACTGGCCGAGGCCGCGCACCACGCCGTAGACAAGGAGCACGGGCAGGCCGAGTACGTTGAGCACACCGTAGAGCAGCAGTCCGAGGCCGAGGCCGGACATGACCACCGGGCCGGACAGGGCCTCGAAGAACAGGGAATTGCCTTCCAGCGTCGAGGTCTGCATGAGCAGCGTGTTCAGGGCCTGAAGATGCCAGAGTTCCTGTGCGAACGGATATTGCGGCGACGGGATGGGCGCGAGCTGCCACAGGAATTGCGAGAACAGCAGGGACGCGATCATGACCACGGGAAACACCACGAGTTCGGCCTTGATGATGCCGCGCAGGCTGGTTCCGGTCAGTTCGATCTGGCGGAACTGGACCGTGGCTTCGCCGTAGTTGTGGATGGGTATGGGTGCGTACCATATTTCGATGCCCTGATAGCCGAAGAACCTGGCCCCGGCGATGAACGAGAATTCCCGGACCATGGGCAGGGCGATGAACTGTCCGGCCACGCCCTCCATGCGTGCCGTGATGTACGACACCACGGGCGTGTAGATGAAGCCGTAGGCCACGAAGAATATCCACGGAAATGACGGCACCAGCCAGACGCACAGCCCGATGTAGGCGAGCGTCGAGCCGACGTATATGGCGATGGACACCCAGAAATTGATGTCGCCCCTCCCCTTCGGCGGATTGAACAGGGCCGAGAAATCCAGCCCGCCCGTAGCCTTGTGAAAGGACTTGGCCACGTAATAGATGCCCACCAGTCCGATGGCCAGCCCCAGCCCGATGCCGAAGCTCATGTAGAAATCGAAGTTGTTGGCAAACACGGTTTCCACGGTTTCCATGCCCGGATGCCAGCGGTGCAGGATGCCGTGTTCGTACAGAACCGGGTTGGCAATGAAGGTCACGATCAGGCCGAGCAGACCGCCGATCACGGCCCAGAACGGCAGGACCATGCCCACGAACACCAGTCCCAGATCGAATTGCAGACCGGTT
Above is a window of Pseudodesulfovibrio tunisiensis DNA encoding:
- a CDS encoding OPT/YSL family transporter, with translation MYDDKELREYRDLLKPPEQFEEGFDWKTVVGAIFIGFLMMPGSMYLQLVIGQGIGPAARWVTIILFAEIAKRSYTHLKQQEIFLLYYMAGAALASPFQGLLWNQYLVQSDAARMLGLTEFIPHWVAPSLGSGSYLERTFLHRDWLVPILLLVGAQLVQRIDHFGLGYSLYRITSDVEKLPFPMAPVGALGTMALAESTEDRKTGWKWRVFSIGGVIGLAFGFFYVLLPALSGLLFQEPIRLIPIPWIELTRHTEDILPAVATGLQFDLGLVFVGMVLPFWAVIGGLLGLIVTFIANPVLYEHGILHRWHPGMETVETVFANNFDFYMSFGIGLGLAIGLVGIYYVAKSFHKATGGLDFSALFNPPKGRGDINFWVSIAIYVGSTLAYIGLCVWLVPSFPWIFFVAYGFIYTPVVSYITARMEGVAGQFIALPMVREFSFIAGARFFGYQGIEIWYAPIPIHNYGEATVQFRQIELTGTSLRGIIKAELVVFPVVMIASLLFSQFLWQLAPIPSPQYPFAQELWHLQALNTLLMQTSTLEGNSLFFEALSGPVVMSGLGLGLLLYGVLNVLGLPVLLVYGVVRGLGQSTPHGMILEVIGALLGRFYFLKKYGKEWRHYAPVLLAGFSCGMGLTGMFAMGCTLILKSLGRLAY
- the pnuC gene encoding nicotinamide riboside transporter PnuC is translated as MAESAAGIITFVVQFVQAMGWPERISTLTGLVYIVLSVRQNPLCWPFGIVSVGIWMVVVFLGQLYMDAFLQFVYVVLGFYGWYQWLRGGQDRTPLPVRSVDRKLWTRLGLIGIGTTIPLGLLSQYVLHASFPWWDTVTTVVSLIAQYLLAKKYLENWLLWIAADVAYIFIYQAKGWPGYGVLMAVYTIMAGVGFVQWLRSMRAGQAVA
- a CDS encoding AAA family ATPase, with translation MTVRIVLTGSECTGKTTLARALGEHYGVPVAPEYLRDYFIANRGVLTLADAEPIARGQVAGEIALERAGINPLICDTNILSSVVYNHHYYGESPVWIEEQLDRRVYNHYLLCAIDVPWVSDGQRDMPEGREYMQALFREELQRRGLSFTELSGLPETRLKQALHIIDALL
- a CDS encoding MotA/TolQ/ExbB proton channel family protein, which produces MNLLPDSDIVTLLSGATLAVKLVLLFLACMSLWSWTIIFLKFLSIGVARRKVARGYDAFVAAHDLTSGLKALGGRDASPLARVGVLAVREFRLLERAEVNRERKRMLAKDTLRRVLRQGISREMRSLTRNLPFLATCANAAPFIGLFGTVWGIMHSFHSIGQQQSAALATVAPGISEALVATAIGLLVAIPATIFYNYFLGKLNEVESGMVDFAGAFLNRAEREIAWAEKAKAGK
- a CDS encoding class I SAM-dependent methyltransferase → MEMFFRIYEGLDREGPGSFQCTAQAFALCRESMPPRPRILELGCGSGGATIALAQVSGGDVTATDVYKPYLDRVVQHAEQAGVADRVRVLNRDMARLDFEPESFDLIWCEGAAYIMGVDAALKYWKGFLKPGGCLVFSDAVWFTDDRPGELIGFWKEGYPAMRTAKANEEAARAAGYTVLGGFRIPDLCWEEYYADVEQRMNRVEPEYGADPDGRAIIDATRVEIALYRKYPEACGYQVHVLRR
- a CDS encoding MerR family transcriptional regulator; protein product: MSDTFTHKSLAELCEVSETTIKSYRRKFPGFIPVATRGKPIRFRREAGDVCLRIRDCFNKGMSVGETHKVLKEHFKEYGGANGGRPAQPRPAGGVGVFSPEYMEKFFHTAGQMMQGMASLATAQAKADRRLQKLETAIERLMEIETANREHFSEILVSLAQAPAAAPTSPQGTASEPPEPETARQPRRKVVTVRGKEGEVKSYSFDSAEKAECRDGEDCPERPSDAFLGTPVVIHNDKGEFLGVPGRLPLKGFVEIIEKRSHEAGVSTFWSRRDKAWVYTLDAPDGDCHELHFSSTTTPRGNLVVLFSKVDVNGEPTSQAFLQAFFKQVKDGA
- the tolR gene encoding protein TolR, which produces MAIRTGGGYLNEINVTPFVDVMLVLLIIFMVTAPLMTQGVEVDLPTTRTVRNLPQDSDHLVLTVKRDGRMFLDEYQVDFEELQDHLRRLVANQKKQLFLRADREVPYGTVVRVMGEIKGAGIDRLGIVAEQEKDRK